The following are encoded in a window of Paenibacillus polymyxa genomic DNA:
- a CDS encoding TetR/AcrR family transcriptional regulator: MSEPSHPYKTYSEVKLQQQQLLRKNVIDAACILLAEEGPEAVTVRRVAQKLSCSTKIIYSIFGSKDGLANEMYLDGCRLLAESFQQVPVTESVLADLEALCWAYWEFAQLHSAYYKMMFGGALSDFKPDEQSLEGTTTALSRILHTVTHAMEIGALKEEDPLLVVRMLWSALHGVIHLQFAGHFSDVDMAQGVYTFTLKNTLVAFKTSSSPS; encoded by the coding sequence ATGTCCGAGCCATCGCATCCCTATAAAACCTATTCGGAAGTGAAGCTACAGCAGCAGCAATTGCTACGTAAAAATGTCATCGATGCGGCATGCATCCTTCTTGCGGAAGAAGGGCCAGAGGCCGTGACCGTGCGGCGAGTTGCGCAGAAATTAAGCTGTTCCACCAAGATCATTTACAGTATTTTTGGCAGTAAGGACGGTCTTGCCAATGAGATGTACCTGGATGGATGTCGGCTATTGGCTGAATCCTTCCAGCAAGTACCTGTTACCGAAAGCGTACTCGCTGATCTTGAAGCTCTATGCTGGGCGTACTGGGAATTTGCGCAGCTTCATTCAGCTTATTACAAAATGATGTTTGGCGGTGCATTATCTGATTTCAAGCCGGATGAACAGAGCTTGGAGGGTACCACAACGGCATTGTCACGAATTCTGCACACCGTCACACATGCTATGGAGATAGGGGCACTGAAAGAGGAAGATCCGCTGTTGGTTGTCCGAATGCTGTGGTCTGCTTTACATGGAGTCATACATCTTCAGTTTGCAGGTCATTTTTCAGATGTAGATATGGCTCAAGGAGTGTATACATTTACACTGAAGAATACGCTCGTAGCATTTAAAACATCCTCATCCCCATCGTAA
- a CDS encoding NAD(P)-dependent oxidoreductase: MNLLLLGATGRVGRYILDYALADGHAVTVLVRSPDKLEDYAPGYGNQLQIVQGDATNAENVAQALKGGATTVISALNTGGTTTLSANIALLIRLMQEQSISRLITVGTAGILQSQTEPDLYRYESSETRRRSTRAAEEHRRVYELLRESALDWTIVCPTYLPDGARTGIYRVEKDFLPEGGSQITTADTADFTYRQCKSYEFVRTRVGIAY; this comes from the coding sequence ATGAATTTGCTGCTGCTGGGAGCTACCGGACGCGTAGGACGGTACATATTAGATTATGCATTAGCGGACGGTCATGCCGTTACGGTCCTTGTTCGTTCACCGGACAAGCTGGAGGATTACGCACCCGGATACGGGAATCAGCTGCAAATCGTACAAGGCGATGCCACTAATGCAGAGAACGTAGCACAAGCGCTGAAGGGTGGGGCGACGACTGTGATCAGTGCGCTGAATACGGGTGGAACGACTACCTTATCCGCTAATATAGCCCTGCTGATCCGGCTCATGCAGGAGCAGTCCATTTCCCGGCTCATTACGGTAGGAACGGCAGGGATTTTACAAAGCCAGACCGAACCGGACCTGTATCGGTACGAGTCCTCCGAGACCCGGCGACGCAGCACTCGTGCGGCTGAGGAACATCGGCGAGTGTACGAATTGCTGCGTGAATCAGCACTAGACTGGACAATCGTATGTCCAACCTATCTGCCGGATGGAGCGCGGACAGGGATTTATCGTGTGGAAAAAGATTTTTTGCCTGAAGGTGGCTCACAAATTACCACCGCGGATACGGCTGATTTTACCTATCGTCAATGCAAGAGTTACGAATTTGTCCGTACACGAGTAGGCATTGCCTACTAA
- a CDS encoding MBL fold metallo-hydrolase: protein MKMPELTPCERIDGGFQVKISMSFPLRWVNSYVLKGQHGFTIVDPGPRNMDTEAEWAHVFQQLGMSFGDISDIVVTHHHPDHYGLAGWMQQQSQARVHMSARSHKEAMMMWDAPESTVAMENRLPRFFVQHGFPLEQVSALELHMRQAYLQVNPQPEITVIPTGMDARLEWGERSWLPVETGGHAPGHVSLYDPNSGVILCGDAVLPQISPNISLLPDSDAQPLKSYVDGLQRLGELEVAWAYPGHRNPFGYFRERTQALLAHHEERLEKFQQLIQPEGSTAYELCMAMFGGKLGIHQLRFAMSETLAHLVELVRRERASMSETDSITRFYPLCRQ from the coding sequence ATGAAAATGCCAGAGCTTACACCGTGTGAGCGAATAGACGGAGGCTTTCAGGTCAAAATATCCATGTCCTTTCCGCTGCGCTGGGTGAATAGCTATGTGCTCAAGGGACAGCACGGTTTTACGATTGTAGACCCGGGGCCGCGCAATATGGACACTGAGGCAGAATGGGCGCATGTCTTCCAACAGCTGGGGATGTCCTTTGGGGATATCTCTGACATTGTGGTGACTCATCATCACCCCGATCATTACGGATTGGCGGGCTGGATGCAGCAGCAAAGTCAGGCTCGTGTTCATATGTCAGCTCGAAGCCATAAGGAAGCGATGATGATGTGGGACGCTCCAGAATCGACGGTCGCTATGGAGAACAGGCTTCCCCGCTTTTTTGTCCAGCATGGCTTTCCTTTGGAGCAAGTGTCGGCCTTGGAATTACATATGCGGCAGGCATATTTGCAAGTGAATCCACAGCCTGAGATTACCGTTATTCCTACCGGAATGGACGCTCGTCTGGAATGGGGTGAACGCAGTTGGCTCCCCGTCGAGACAGGAGGACATGCGCCCGGACATGTGTCCTTATATGACCCGAATAGCGGCGTTATCCTCTGCGGTGACGCAGTTTTGCCGCAGATTTCTCCTAATATCAGTCTGCTGCCAGACAGTGATGCCCAGCCGTTGAAGTCTTATGTAGACGGCTTGCAGCGTCTAGGCGAGCTGGAGGTAGCGTGGGCATATCCGGGGCACCGCAATCCGTTTGGTTATTTTCGGGAGCGGACGCAAGCGTTGCTGGCGCATCATGAAGAACGGCTGGAGAAATTCCAGCAGCTGATCCAACCGGAGGGCAGCACAGCCTATGAGCTGTGCATGGCCATGTTCGGTGGCAAGCTGGGTATTCACCAGCTAAGGTTTGCCATGTCCGAGACGCTGGCTCATCTGGTGGAACTGGTACGCCGTGAACGGGCCTCTATGAGCGAGACGGACTCAATCACGCGCTTCTATCCCCTTTGCCGCCAATAG
- a CDS encoding class I SAM-dependent methyltransferase, with amino-acid sequence MAEWYEQSFGEDYLLVYKHRDFQGAYQEVQKMISWLKLPQGSSVLDLCCGMGRHSLALADAGYKVTGVDLSNVLLREARAADSEGRVSWHQGDMREVPLDESYDAVMNLFTSFGYFEKDEEQLKVLKEIYRLLKPGGRFIIDYLNPAYVTAHLVPHSSREDEGNWIEERRVIEDGFVKKQIAIRSSASVAGTEVASALGTTPTEGEPARVYHERVKLYPYEKFRGLLEQAGLSIEQVHGSYNEDQYIEDASPRMIFVGVRA; translated from the coding sequence ATGGCAGAATGGTACGAGCAAAGCTTTGGGGAAGATTATTTATTGGTATACAAGCATCGCGACTTTCAGGGAGCCTATCAGGAAGTGCAAAAAATGATCTCCTGGCTCAAATTACCGCAAGGCTCCAGCGTATTGGATTTATGCTGTGGGATGGGCCGTCATTCGCTTGCGCTCGCAGATGCAGGTTATAAGGTGACAGGTGTAGACCTTTCCAATGTGCTGCTAAGAGAGGCTCGTGCAGCTGATTCCGAAGGGCGGGTAAGTTGGCATCAAGGGGATATGAGAGAGGTGCCGCTGGATGAAAGCTATGACGCGGTGATGAATTTGTTCACCTCCTTCGGTTATTTTGAAAAGGATGAGGAGCAGCTTAAAGTATTAAAGGAAATATATCGGCTGTTGAAGCCGGGAGGACGCTTTATCATAGATTATTTGAACCCTGCTTATGTAACCGCTCATTTGGTACCGCATTCGTCACGGGAGGATGAAGGGAATTGGATTGAGGAGCGTCGGGTCATTGAAGATGGCTTTGTGAAAAAACAAATTGCGATTCGGTCAAGTGCATCCGTTGCGGGCACTGAGGTAGCCTCTGCTCTGGGCACGACTCCTACTGAGGGAGAACCTGCGCGCGTGTATCATGAACGAGTGAAGCTATATCCATATGAAAAGTTTCGTGGATTGCTAGAGCAAGCCGGACTATCTATAGAGCAGGTACACGGAAGCTATAATGAAGATCAATATATTGAAGATGCTTCGCCTCGAATGATTTTTGTCGGCGTGCGGGCTTGA
- a CDS encoding DGQHR domain-containing protein translates to MNSLPKPIVIENVLQYKMRGKVAYQSYLPASTALNVTFVKHYDHPAGKGYQRPIDSKRSTDFAIYLSKGDDALFTPVLLNAAGNWEFSAYDNIRTNYGRLVCKGKASLMDGQHRLGGIERYIQETNAELNIPFLAFHYLDEDEEIQLFDTINTKAKGIGTSLSKYLRRNSDEYSWIATELITRPESPFHNIGSIVGKRTRGRHITLQNLYRTLQFLFKEQKLVGMSSEEKYQIALNYYRYIKDIFSKEWIDYGDYRITHIVCLDALSIAGAKILTKSINERGRLGYNLMHKHLKKLTSMNWSSEGPLKYVKGISGSKSLAIDLIDMMMLSS, encoded by the coding sequence ATGAATAGCTTGCCTAAGCCCATTGTTATTGAAAATGTTCTTCAATATAAAATGCGTGGTAAAGTTGCCTACCAAAGTTACTTACCTGCTTCAACAGCACTAAATGTTACTTTTGTTAAGCATTACGATCATCCTGCTGGTAAAGGCTATCAACGGCCTATAGATTCTAAAAGAAGTACTGATTTTGCAATATACTTATCTAAAGGTGACGATGCTTTATTTACCCCTGTTTTGTTGAATGCTGCTGGGAATTGGGAGTTTTCAGCTTACGATAATATAAGAACAAATTACGGAAGACTTGTGTGTAAAGGGAAAGCATCCCTTATGGATGGACAACATCGTCTTGGTGGTATTGAACGTTATATTCAAGAAACAAATGCTGAATTAAATATACCTTTCCTAGCTTTTCACTATCTAGATGAAGACGAAGAAATACAATTATTTGATACTATTAATACTAAAGCTAAAGGTATTGGGACTTCATTAAGTAAATACCTACGTCGAAATTCTGATGAATATAGCTGGATTGCAACAGAGCTAATCACTCGTCCTGAGAGTCCCTTTCACAACATCGGCAGCATTGTTGGTAAACGTACCCGTGGTCGCCATATTACTCTTCAAAACCTGTATCGAACACTCCAGTTTCTATTCAAAGAACAAAAACTGGTAGGAATGAGCAGCGAAGAAAAATATCAAATAGCTTTAAATTATTACCGTTACATCAAAGATATTTTTTCAAAAGAGTGGATAGATTATGGGGATTATCGTATAACCCATATTGTTTGTCTTGATGCCCTTTCTATCGCCGGGGCTAAGATTTTAACAAAGAGTATAAATGAACGTGGGAGATTGGGTTATAATCTGATGCACAAACATCTAAAAAAACTCACCTCAATGAACTGGTCCTCAGAAGGTCCTTTAAAATATGTTAAAGGTATTAGTGGATCTAAATCTTTGGCGATTGATTTAATTGATATGATGATGCTGTCTTCATAA
- a CDS encoding helix-turn-helix domain-containing protein has protein sequence MEIHITDYVGERIRAIRKSKNYTQEQLGEKVGLPQPYIGGIERGERNISLETLERILEALETSPDEFFRFYNDKYFSEDERTRERILDSLSELLSKRSVNDIQMIQQLAHNVLVTIDSHIEKK, from the coding sequence GTGGAAATTCATATTACTGATTATGTAGGAGAGCGAATAAGAGCTATCCGAAAAAGTAAAAATTACACTCAGGAGCAGCTGGGTGAAAAAGTTGGCTTGCCTCAGCCCTATATTGGGGGAATAGAGCGAGGTGAGAGGAATATTTCTTTAGAGACATTGGAACGAATTTTAGAAGCTCTTGAAACCTCTCCTGACGAGTTTTTCAGATTTTACAATGACAAGTACTTCTCTGAAGATGAAAGGACTAGAGAAAGAATTCTAGACAGCTTGAGTGAATTATTATCAAAAAGATCTGTTAATGATATTCAAATGATTCAACAATTGGCGCATAATGTTTTAGTCACAATAGATTCTCATATAGAAAAAAAATAA
- a CDS encoding tyrosinase family protein, with translation MVKKRRDINELDENQISDYIHALNILRARSEQAPDDESGYAFQAGLHNDPFIGPCEHGNDLFLAWHRAHLHYFEKLLQEADPPRTANVTIPFWDWIHPETSGKFPAAFTKPGLLMPDRNNSPTELPPDTLQIVTEETDWNEFGGFPKEHSTRNYGKLELGPHNYMHSFYIGGRMANPSTAAEDPIYWSFHAFIDLLWAEWQRRNSMPSSTSPDADLRGFLTKPKHKVRDFQKTTDLDYEYEYTNKLDQAFGVDQPEHIRYELLAAESLQPLFSDELDLELRRELRAQFTLPSPPAATEMAIVRLQDLKVPTSGSYMFRAYVHPKEVPFNKDDPGFQHQYGVGYVALWKSHATSNSHGGHGDHRHHGPSHHPSSCIVGFDVSRQLVIHGNASDLVLTLQYILAPNPTGEPQSNPDLVKEVQIEDILLEAYAQS, from the coding sequence ATGGTTAAGAAACGTAGAGACATCAACGAGCTGGACGAGAATCAGATTTCAGACTACATTCACGCGTTGAACATCTTGAGAGCACGGTCAGAACAGGCTCCCGACGATGAGTCAGGGTATGCTTTTCAAGCAGGCCTTCATAATGATCCATTCATTGGTCCATGTGAACATGGCAATGATCTTTTCCTTGCGTGGCATCGAGCACACCTGCACTACTTCGAGAAGCTCCTTCAGGAGGCCGACCCGCCTCGTACAGCCAACGTAACCATTCCTTTCTGGGACTGGATTCACCCGGAGACGAGTGGTAAATTCCCTGCTGCTTTTACGAAGCCAGGCCTATTAATGCCCGACCGGAATAACAGTCCTACAGAACTACCTCCCGATACACTCCAGATCGTGACCGAGGAGACGGACTGGAACGAATTTGGTGGCTTTCCCAAAGAGCACTCAACAAGAAATTACGGAAAGCTCGAACTTGGTCCACATAACTACATGCACTCTTTTTACATTGGAGGAAGGATGGCTAACCCCAGCACTGCTGCGGAGGACCCAATCTACTGGAGCTTTCACGCCTTTATTGATCTGCTGTGGGCAGAATGGCAGCGGAGGAATAGCATGCCATCCTCGACCTCTCCTGACGCGGACCTAAGAGGTTTCCTCACGAAGCCGAAGCACAAGGTCCGCGATTTTCAGAAAACAACCGATCTTGACTATGAGTACGAATACACAAACAAATTGGATCAGGCATTCGGAGTTGATCAGCCAGAACACATACGGTACGAGCTTCTTGCAGCAGAATCCTTGCAGCCCCTGTTTTCCGATGAGTTGGATTTAGAATTAAGAAGGGAGTTACGGGCACAGTTCACTTTACCATCGCCGCCTGCTGCTACTGAGATGGCTATCGTTCGTCTCCAAGATTTGAAGGTTCCTACGAGTGGAAGCTATATGTTTCGTGCCTATGTCCATCCCAAGGAAGTACCGTTCAACAAAGACGATCCGGGCTTTCAGCACCAGTATGGGGTCGGTTATGTAGCTTTGTGGAAGTCCCATGCGACTAGTAATTCCCACGGCGGACATGGCGACCACAGACACCATGGTCCATCCCATCATCCTTCCTCCTGCATAGTCGGTTTCGATGTATCGAGACAACTTGTTATCCATGGGAATGCCTCTGATCTCGTATTAACACTACAATACATCCTGGCCCCTAACCCAACAGGGGAGCCTCAGTCTAACCCTGATCTCGTCAAAGAGGTACAAATTGAGGACATTCTACTGGAGGCTTATGCACAGTCATGA
- a CDS encoding S8 family peptidase, with translation MKNKISPNLDPRLQKAIVINQTRETNALHEIAHENNLVPVIAKVTNVDAFYAIPGVHQGEDITMAPDKSGRIVTARVSVTELEKVRQSPVVLSLKGAQPLKPLLKDTVREIGVPPLLGNESGGGEGVIVGIVDHGCDFVHRNFRREDGSTRLIALYDQINRKIYSKQKINEALQTPNPYATLGYDVSKEDPQRRTRAEHGTHVMDIAAGNGLGTGNRGVASHADLIFVEPAYFDVSEEGNFGDSSNLLEAIKFIFSQAGDQPCVVNISLGTNGGPHDGTSHVEQGIDGLVLEKPNRAVVIAAGNSFDDNIHATGSISQGEFVDLHWMFKDGDFTTNELEIWYDGDDEFRLEILNTENESIGSIGLGENKSFDEGQIFATQVKNDEENGDNVAMVFYPLRGDISKSTWTIRLHGVRVTNGEFHAWIERDNFQTESDQSSFAPPNNNTHTLGSICCGHKSIVVGSYDAKFIGTPISSFSSSGPTRDRRQKPEISAPGGTREQPVQAASSRTREKLIGMAGTSMAAPAVTGVVALMLAEAKARGLTLTVDQIRSILKQTARPHPPATEGWHDRYGYGRIDAKAAVEAIKAMVVPLVGS, from the coding sequence ATGAAAAATAAAATTTCACCAAATCTTGACCCACGTCTGCAAAAGGCTATTGTAATAAATCAGACTAGAGAAACCAATGCCTTACATGAAATTGCCCATGAGAATAATTTAGTTCCTGTCATTGCCAAGGTAACTAATGTCGATGCCTTTTATGCTATTCCTGGTGTTCACCAAGGAGAGGATATTACGATGGCTCCAGATAAATCTGGAAGAATTGTAACAGCAAGAGTGTCAGTGACTGAATTAGAGAAAGTACGACAATCTCCTGTTGTACTAAGTCTAAAAGGTGCTCAACCATTAAAACCTCTACTTAAAGATACTGTAAGAGAAATTGGTGTCCCCCCTCTTCTTGGTAACGAAAGTGGAGGAGGAGAAGGAGTTATTGTTGGAATTGTGGATCATGGGTGCGATTTTGTTCATCGAAATTTTCGTCGGGAAGATGGTTCAACTCGATTGATTGCACTATATGATCAGATAAACCGTAAAATTTACAGCAAGCAAAAAATCAATGAAGCGCTCCAAACTCCTAATCCTTATGCCACTCTTGGATACGATGTTAGTAAAGAAGATCCGCAACGTAGAACTCGTGCGGAGCATGGAACCCATGTAATGGATATTGCCGCAGGAAATGGACTTGGTACGGGTAATCGGGGTGTAGCCTCACATGCTGACTTAATTTTTGTGGAGCCTGCTTATTTTGATGTTAGCGAGGAGGGTAATTTCGGGGATTCCTCAAATCTTCTTGAAGCCATTAAATTTATTTTCAGTCAGGCTGGAGATCAACCCTGTGTAGTAAACATTAGTCTTGGGACAAATGGCGGTCCTCATGATGGAACTTCACATGTTGAACAGGGAATTGACGGACTGGTCCTTGAAAAACCCAATCGTGCAGTCGTTATCGCTGCCGGTAATTCCTTTGATGATAACATTCATGCCACTGGATCTATATCACAAGGGGAATTTGTCGATCTTCATTGGATGTTTAAAGATGGAGACTTTACAACTAATGAACTTGAAATATGGTACGACGGCGATGATGAGTTCCGTCTTGAGATTCTAAATACTGAAAACGAGAGTATTGGCAGTATAGGACTTGGAGAAAATAAAAGTTTTGATGAAGGTCAAATATTTGCTACCCAAGTAAAAAATGATGAGGAAAATGGCGACAATGTAGCAATGGTTTTTTATCCTCTTAGAGGGGACATATCTAAAAGTACTTGGACAATCCGCCTTCACGGAGTTAGGGTGACAAATGGAGAATTTCATGCTTGGATTGAACGTGATAATTTCCAAACAGAATCAGATCAATCCAGTTTTGCTCCACCAAATAATAATACACATACATTGGGTTCCATTTGTTGTGGTCATAAGAGTATTGTGGTTGGTTCATACGACGCGAAATTTATCGGTACGCCTATTTCATCGTTTTCCAGTTCTGGTCCAACACGTGACCGACGTCAAAAGCCTGAAATAAGTGCGCCTGGAGGTACTCGAGAACAACCCGTACAAGCAGCTTCTTCCCGTACACGCGAAAAACTGATTGGAATGGCAGGTACAAGCATGGCAGCTCCCGCAGTAACTGGAGTCGTTGCACTGATGCTAGCTGAGGCTAAAGCTCGTGGACTAACGCTTACTGTAGACCAGATACGCAGTATATTGAAGCAAACAGCAAGACCTCATCCTCCAGCTACAGAAGGATGGCATGACAGATATGGTTATGGACGGATCGACGCTAAGGCAGCCGTGGAAGCGATAAAGGCGATGGTTGTTCCTTTAGTAGGTTCTTAG